A single Brassica rapa cultivar Chiifu-401-42 chromosome A04, CAAS_Brap_v3.01, whole genome shotgun sequence DNA region contains:
- the LOC103862718 gene encoding protein TIME FOR COFFEE isoform X4 has translation MDNSREARRSSSTTSMAASNGVTKRRQRFSESSGGQEGRDPESVNRSKRRRSERFARRDVEEDSSDESMGEDDDDVKNSYRRKSFQASRIADGMIGVPVPRKARSACIKRSHDCRTSSGSGGGGFGEDDLEIEIAEVLSGLKQQHPHRSKIQDESENPLLSSEVKGCKAEHSPNIDKSTNGVTSSPLPDVHKEKQVRQETPSVLEDSAASKGVLEGSQLENYRDERSNSASKLQIDLMVPPTAPSSSQSLSLLPLSSIAAKDCFKQDSSVKSKDKIIVQKSECLNLGLERLSQEISRDSSLRLQNLDRSQPQLAKSAQQSSVLPLTAAVGGLPSGLPHQGIGRYVPLMHKGKPVDGESYKCVQGASFSASQPRPKRCATHFFIARNIQLHQQFVKSNHLPQPNKDSVYLKGGDLRPTAGNPSLVGSPPIPSLNSQAQDRFVVKASESSHFALIRQKKPQPPSASSSVVPAEAFIFPTNHHLQPVILPSKSSRPTNNSPCVAVGTASVNFNHPSSSACEASSPYFTVLPNSSYSFQLSSTIRDGTPSQALPFFNGSFYSPQMFQPSQVLQNQTQGQREPKAASCSSSSHRQLQPQVSVNCVSSQANVQKHRQQSQKSEAKSAGDNSDSRGSHTHKGGPYAQIMTAPMHPQNFSMSFASLAGGSAPANLNFSTNGYQFVSAAPVVHHKKHQAGDSKTGGGSCSSHAEDQKKTLTGRTPAMNGQTLVFDNPSRTLNFVSGTWPPPAATTMSGDPSVFTHHLTQRQQHSGRSKTMTHCQADSVTAKSSQRKNPATSSLTSCNSLDLKQFQSQQQIRTHGQTQISFEAPSKSQQKRSGGGSSSSAVTGSAPHEKAAKPKVNNSKALPLLPVPSSAAHAQDPAENSASGSTQKSSPVCGRNVPPIITSCPGHLSELKY, from the exons ATGGATAATTCGAGGGAAGCTCGAAGATCATCATCGACCACCTCCATGGCTGCTTCAAATGGAGTAACAAAACGGAGACAAAGATTCTCAG AGAGTAGTGGTGGGCAGGAGGGGAGAGATCCGGAGTCGGTGAATCGGAGTAAGAGGAGACGGAGTGAAAGGTTCGCGCGGAGAGATGTAGAAGAAGATAGCTCGGATGAGAGTATGGGAGAGGATGACGACGACGTAAAGAATAGTTATCGAAGGAAGAGCTTCCAGGCAAGTCGTATCGCCGATGGAATGATCGGCGTACCCGTCCCAAGAAAGGCTCGTTCAG CATGTATAAAGAGGTCGCATGACTGCCGGACATCGTCGGGAAGCGGTGGTGGCGGATTTGGA gaAGACGACTTGGAGATTGAAATAGCTGAGGTTCTATCCGGATTGAAGCAACAACACCCTCACCGCTCTAAGATACAAGACGAATCGGAGAATCCCCTTTTATCATCCGAGGTTAAAG GGTGTAAAGCTGAGCACTCACCCAACATTGATAAGTCCACTAACGGAGTAACATCGTCTCCACTCCCCGATGTTCACAAGGAGAAACAAGTCAGGCAAGAAACCCCCAGCGTGTTGGAAGATTCTGCCGCATCAAAAGG GGTATTGGAGGGTTCACAATTGGAAAACTATAGAGACGAGAGGAGTAATTCTGCTAGTAAGCTCCAGATTGATCTCATG GTTCCTCCAACAGCTCCTTCCTCATCACAAAGCCTTTCTCTTCTTCCTTTGTCCTCTATTGCTGCCAAAGATTGTTTCAAG CAAGATAGTTCTGTCAAGAGCAAAGATAAGATTATTGTCCAGAAAAGCGAATGCTTGAATCTTGGTCTGGAGAGACTGAGCCAAGAGATCAGCAGAGATTCTAGCCTTAGATTACAAAATTTGGATCGGAGCCAACCTCAGCTGGCTAAATCTG CTCAGCAGAGTTCAGTCTTACCTTTGACTGCAGCTGTAGGAGGCTTGCCTAGTGGCCTTCCTCATCAGGG catTGGCAGATACGTACCACTGATGCACAAGGGTAAACCTGTGGATGGTGAATCTTACAAATGTGTGCAG GGTGCTTCTTTTTCTGCTTCTCAGCCTAGGCCTAAAAGGTGCGCCACACACTTTTTCATTGCCCGGAACATTCAGCTACATCAGCAATTTGTCAAATCAAACCATCTTCCTCAGCCAAACAAAGATTCTGTATATCTGAAAGGTGGTGACTTGAGGCCAACCGCTGGAAACCCATCCTTGGTAGGAAGCCCTCCTATTCCCAGTTTAAACTCACAGGCACAAGACAGATTCGTGGTTAAAGCCTCTGAAAGTAGTCATTTTGCTTTAATCAGACAGAAAAAACCTCAACCACCCTCTGCATCTAGTAGTGTAGTG CCTGCTGAAGCTTTCATCTTCCCAACAAACCACCATTTGCAACCTGTCATTTTACCTTCGAAGTCATCTCGTCCAACAAATAATAGTCCGTGTGTGGCTGTCGGTACAGCATCTGTTAATTTTAACCATCCAAGTTCATCAGCCTGCGAAGCTTCTTCTCCATACTTTACAGTTCTTCCGAACAGTTCATATTCCTTTCAACTGTCTTCAACCATCAGAGATGGGACTCCAAGCCAAGCGTTGCCTTTCTTCAATGGGTCCTTTTATTCGCCGCAAATGTTCCAACCTTCCCAGGTTCTGCAGAATCAGACTCAAGGCCAGAGAGAGCCAAAGGCAGCAAGCTGTTCCTCATCATCCCATAGGCAACTACAACCGCAAGTTAGTGTGAACTGCGTTTCAAGCCAAGCTAATGTTCAGAAACACCGTCAACAATCTCAAAAGTCTGAGGCCAAATCTGCTGGAGATAACTCAGATTCAAGGGGCAGCCACACTCATAAAGGAGGGCCATATGCCCAGATCATGACTGCTCCTATGCACCCACAAAACTTTTCCATGTCATTTGCCTCTTTAGCCGGTGGTTCTGCCCCTGCAAATCTGAATTTTTCTACCAATGGCTACCAGTTCGTATCTGCAGCTCCCGTTGTTCACCACAAAAAACATCAGGCAGGTGACTCAAAGACGGGAGGTGGAAGCTGTTCAAGTCATGCCGAGGACCAGAAAAAGACTCTTACTGGGAGGACTCCAGCTATGAATGGACAGACGCTGGTTTTTGACAATCCATCGAGAACCCTCAACTTTGTTTCTGGTACTTGGCCTCCTCCTGCAGCCACAACGATGAGTGGAGATCCTTCAGTGTTTACCCATCATCTTACGCAGAGGCAGCAGCATTCTGGTCGGAGTAAAACGATGACTCATTGTCAGGCTGACTCTGTTACCGCCAAGTCATCTCAGCGGAAAAACCCTGCAACCTCATCACTCACGTCGTGCAATTCCTTAGACCTCAAGCAGTTCCAGTCTCAGCAGCAGATAAGAACACACGGACAGACTCAGATTTCTTTTGAAGCACCATCAAAGTCGCAACAGAAAAGATCTGGTGGtggctcttcttcttctgcagtCACAGGGTCTGCTCCACATGAAAAAGCAGCAAAACCAAAGGTCAACAACAGCAAAGCCTTGCCGTTATTACCTGTTCCTTCTTCAGCTGCACACGCACAGGACCCGGCAGAGAATTCAGCTTCTGGCTCGACCCAAAAAAGCTCTCCAGTTTGTGGGAGGAACGTGCCACCAATCATAACTTCTTGCCCTGGTCACCTTTCTGAGCTAAAGTACTAG